A DNA window from Camelina sativa cultivar DH55 chromosome 13, Cs, whole genome shotgun sequence contains the following coding sequences:
- the LOC104735900 gene encoding CCR4-NOT transcription complex subunit 11 isoform X1, producing the protein MNRSTTVLMKIEESATVLSLLKSDLLPMEAVLSEFNSKLQSSSHLAVCNSLSMMLQEQKMLCGTERLIAFGIIYKCYSSQKPSFNPFLSEMISAACNEQLEKSERAFLLHLLQWNNYNNVKEILKQSAVDYIRSFDPSTHDFPELGELQREYGDKADPGPSSHIFADYSLKKLLHDPDVPRGCDPDSPEFDVQPGGNPRIGSGDRDEALSGLLENSTMAGLAPRWIRPCPPRYSVHQSELLWIDPDNKHELVWDDKMCADTSRGATVRDLLVKGLKMTLSPSEQEDITTELTNDPKLVYHCGITARKLPQLVEHNPQIAVEILTKLNNNKEILDEFLAALVNMDMSLHSMEVVNRLTTAVELPKEFIRSYITNCISSCENAKQQDKYMQNRLVRLVCVFLQSLIRNNIINVKDLFIEVQAFCIEFSRVREAAGLFRLLKTLE; encoded by the exons ATGAATCGATCAACGACGGTGCTTATGAAGATTGAAGAGTCGGCGACTGTTCTGTCGCTACTCAAATCGGATCTCCTGCCGATGGAGGCCGTTCTATCGGAATTCAACTCTAAGTTGCAGAGCTCTAGTCACCTCGCTGTGTGCAATTCTCTTTCCATGATGTTGCAG GAGCAGAAGATGCTTTGTGGTACTGAACGTTTAATTGCATTTGGTATCATATACAAGTGTTATTCTTCCCAGAAGCCATCTTTTAACCCGTTTTTATCTGAAATGATAAGT GCTGCTTGTAATGAGCAACTGGAAAAGTCTGAGAGAGCATTTCTTCTCCACCTGTTACAGTGGAATAATTACAACAACGTGAAAGAG ATTCTCAAACAGTCAGCTGTTGATTATATCAGATCGTTTGATCCTTCAACTCAT GATTTTCCGGAACTAGGAGAGCTGCAACGAGAGTATGGCGACAAAGCCGATCCTGGGCCATCTAGTCACATTTTTGCAGACTATTCCCTCAAAAAGCTATTGCATGACCCTGATGTGCCTCGTGGATGTGATCCTGATTCCCCAGA gtTCGATGTGCAACCTGGAGGGAATCCCAGAATTGGATCTGGTGATAGAGATGAGGCCCTGTCTGGCTTATTGGAAAATTCTACAATGGCGGGATTAGCTCCTAGGTGGATCCGTCCATGTCCACCAAGGTACTCAGTTCATCAGAGCGAG TTGCTTTGGATTGATCCTGATAACAAGCATGAGCTTGTTTGGGATGATAAAATGTGTGCTGATACTAGCAGAGGTGCAACAGTTAGAGACTTGCTTGTGAAGGGTTTAAAGATGACACTTTCACCTTCGGAGCAAGAG GACATCACTACAGAATTGACAAATGACCCAAAGCTTGTCTATCATTGTGGAATAACTGCGCGGAAGCTGCCG CAATTAGTAGAGCACAATCCTCAAATAGCAGTTGAGATTCTCACCAAGTTGAATAACAACAAAGAGATTCTTGA CGAATTTTTGGCAGCTCTAGTAAATATGGACATGAGCCTGCACTCAATGGAAGTTGTGAATAGGCTCACAACTGCAGTTGAACTTCCCAAGGAATTTATACGGTCGTACATCACTAATTGCATATCGTCTTGTGAGAACGCCAAG CAGCAAGACAAATACATGCAGAATAGGCTTGTACGGCTTGTTTGCGTCTTCTTGCAAAGCTTAATTCGTAACAACATCATCAACG TGAAGGATCTATTCATAGAAGTTCAAGCTTTCTGCATTGAGTTTTCTCGGGTTCGAGAAGCAGCTGGTCTCTTCAGGCTTTTGAAAACATTGGAATGA
- the LOC104735900 gene encoding CCR4-NOT transcription complex subunit 11 isoform X2, producing the protein MNRSTTVLMKIEESATVLSLLKSDLLPMEAVLSEFNSKLQSSSHLAVCNSLSMMLQEQKMLCGTERLIAFGIIYKCYSSQKPSFNPFLSEMISAACNEQLEKSERAFLLHLLQWNNYNNVKEILKQSAVDYIRSFDPSTHDFPELGELQREYGDKADPGPSSHIFADYSLKKLLHDPDVPRGCDPDSPEFDVQPGGNPRIGSGDRDEALSGLLENSTMAGLAPRWIRPCPPRYSVHQSELLWIDPDNKHELVWDDKMCADTSRGATVRDLLVKGLKMTLSPSEQEDITTELTNDPKLVYHCGITARKLPQLVEHNPQIAVEILTKLNNNKEILDEFLAALVNMDMSLHSMEVVNRLTTAVELPKEFIRSYITNCISSCENAKQDKYMQNRLVRLVCVFLQSLIRNNIINVKDLFIEVQAFCIEFSRVREAAGLFRLLKTLE; encoded by the exons ATGAATCGATCAACGACGGTGCTTATGAAGATTGAAGAGTCGGCGACTGTTCTGTCGCTACTCAAATCGGATCTCCTGCCGATGGAGGCCGTTCTATCGGAATTCAACTCTAAGTTGCAGAGCTCTAGTCACCTCGCTGTGTGCAATTCTCTTTCCATGATGTTGCAG GAGCAGAAGATGCTTTGTGGTACTGAACGTTTAATTGCATTTGGTATCATATACAAGTGTTATTCTTCCCAGAAGCCATCTTTTAACCCGTTTTTATCTGAAATGATAAGT GCTGCTTGTAATGAGCAACTGGAAAAGTCTGAGAGAGCATTTCTTCTCCACCTGTTACAGTGGAATAATTACAACAACGTGAAAGAG ATTCTCAAACAGTCAGCTGTTGATTATATCAGATCGTTTGATCCTTCAACTCAT GATTTTCCGGAACTAGGAGAGCTGCAACGAGAGTATGGCGACAAAGCCGATCCTGGGCCATCTAGTCACATTTTTGCAGACTATTCCCTCAAAAAGCTATTGCATGACCCTGATGTGCCTCGTGGATGTGATCCTGATTCCCCAGA gtTCGATGTGCAACCTGGAGGGAATCCCAGAATTGGATCTGGTGATAGAGATGAGGCCCTGTCTGGCTTATTGGAAAATTCTACAATGGCGGGATTAGCTCCTAGGTGGATCCGTCCATGTCCACCAAGGTACTCAGTTCATCAGAGCGAG TTGCTTTGGATTGATCCTGATAACAAGCATGAGCTTGTTTGGGATGATAAAATGTGTGCTGATACTAGCAGAGGTGCAACAGTTAGAGACTTGCTTGTGAAGGGTTTAAAGATGACACTTTCACCTTCGGAGCAAGAG GACATCACTACAGAATTGACAAATGACCCAAAGCTTGTCTATCATTGTGGAATAACTGCGCGGAAGCTGCCG CAATTAGTAGAGCACAATCCTCAAATAGCAGTTGAGATTCTCACCAAGTTGAATAACAACAAAGAGATTCTTGA CGAATTTTTGGCAGCTCTAGTAAATATGGACATGAGCCTGCACTCAATGGAAGTTGTGAATAGGCTCACAACTGCAGTTGAACTTCCCAAGGAATTTATACGGTCGTACATCACTAATTGCATATCGTCTTGTGAGAACGCCAAG CAAGACAAATACATGCAGAATAGGCTTGTACGGCTTGTTTGCGTCTTCTTGCAAAGCTTAATTCGTAACAACATCATCAACG TGAAGGATCTATTCATAGAAGTTCAAGCTTTCTGCATTGAGTTTTCTCGGGTTCGAGAAGCAGCTGGTCTCTTCAGGCTTTTGAAAACATTGGAATGA